A single genomic interval of Lactococcus sp. S-13 harbors:
- a CDS encoding GNAT family N-acetyltransferase produces the protein MKIRPIQSQDDAQLYQLIRNILEEEGLALPGTAYEDETLVELSTFYKQTKNAAYFVLVDEKEAHKVYGGVGIAPFSVGVAELQKFYLTKEARGQGWSRKLMDQAIDFAQKHYQKLYLESHTKLKAALKLYQDYGFEPLEHALLESEHSAMNVWLLKNLLLDCKKA, from the coding sequence ATGAAAATTAGACCAATTCAAAGTCAAGATGACGCTCAACTTTACCAACTCATTCGGAATATTCTGGAAGAAGAGGGCTTGGCCTTACCAGGCACTGCTTACGAGGACGAAACTTTGGTAGAGTTGTCGACATTTTATAAACAAACAAAAAATGCGGCTTATTTTGTACTCGTTGATGAGAAGGAGGCGCATAAAGTTTATGGTGGAGTAGGAATTGCACCCTTTTCTGTTGGAGTTGCTGAACTCCAAAAGTTTTATCTGACGAAAGAAGCTCGTGGGCAAGGTTGGTCAAGAAAATTAATGGATCAGGCGATTGACTTTGCTCAGAAACATTATCAAAAACTCTATTTAGAGAGTCATACGAAGCTCAAAGCCGCCTTGAAGCTTTATCAAGACTATGGATTTGAACCATTGGAACACGCACTTTTGGAGAGTGAACATTCGGCTATGAATGTCTGGCTTTTAAAAAATTTACTTTTAGACTGCAAAAAAGCCTAA
- a CDS encoding oxidoreductase produces MMNFNQSLKLRSGVELKNRLVMAPMTIVSSFHDGIVTQEEIQHYAKRSKGLGAVITGTANVTDNGKGWAGELTIATDEAIGRLSELTGEIHEAGSKAILQIFHAGRMASMKVTGEQVVSASGVAAEFAGAELPRELTTAEISELIEAFGQATRRAIIAGFDGVEIHGANGYLIQQFFSPHSNRRTDEWGGSLEKRAKFPLAVIDRVLFEAEQAGRPFAVGYRFSPLEVTEPGIQFADSLWFLKELKKKKLDYLHVSLRHFDRKSNALAYQEKSQLAYIHEILAGEIPLIGVGGVRTKADVEALLENAELAAIGQQLLVDPEFPLKISGELTTTPVEKPFGKAIKDLPMPHPMFKYLERRYQ; encoded by the coding sequence ATAATGAATTTTAATCAATCGCTAAAATTACGCTCTGGAGTGGAGCTGAAAAATCGCTTAGTTATGGCTCCAATGACCATTGTGTCAAGTTTTCACGATGGCATTGTCACTCAGGAAGAAATTCAACATTATGCCAAACGTAGCAAAGGTTTGGGTGCTGTGATTACAGGAACGGCAAATGTAACAGACAACGGTAAGGGTTGGGCTGGAGAGCTGACGATTGCTACTGATGAAGCGATTGGACGCTTGAGTGAATTGACAGGGGAGATTCATGAAGCTGGAAGTAAGGCGATTTTGCAAATTTTTCATGCAGGACGAATGGCCTCAATGAAGGTGACTGGTGAGCAAGTCGTGTCTGCTTCGGGAGTTGCTGCTGAATTTGCTGGTGCTGAACTTCCTCGTGAATTGACCACTGCTGAAATTTCTGAACTCATTGAAGCTTTTGGGCAAGCAACGCGACGAGCGATTATTGCTGGTTTTGATGGTGTAGAGATTCATGGGGCAAATGGTTATTTGATTCAACAGTTTTTCTCACCACACTCCAATCGTCGGACAGATGAATGGGGGGGAAGTTTAGAAAAACGTGCTAAATTTCCTCTTGCTGTTATTGATCGGGTGCTTTTTGAGGCAGAGCAAGCAGGACGGCCATTTGCTGTGGGTTACCGTTTTTCACCTCTTGAGGTGACGGAACCTGGAATTCAATTTGCGGATAGTTTGTGGTTCTTGAAAGAATTGAAAAAGAAAAAATTAGATTATCTTCATGTTTCTTTAAGACATTTTGATCGAAAATCGAATGCGCTAGCTTATCAAGAAAAATCTCAACTGGCTTATATTCATGAAATCTTGGCAGGAGAAATCCCGTTGATTGGTGTGGGTGGCGTACGCACGAAAGCCGATGTTGAGGCACTTTTGGAAAATGCGGAATTGGCGGCAATTGGTCAACAGCTATTGGTTGATCCAGAATTTCCGTTGAAAATCTCTGGTGAGTTGACTACAACTCCAGTTGAAAAACCATTTGGTAAAGCAATAAAAGATTTACCAATGCCACATCCGATGTTTAAATATTTAGAACGCCGTTATCAATAA
- a CDS encoding NUDIX hydrolase → MKNELELLLENFVAQGEQEIVDLAIFRQFAQDEKNFTRETMAHFTASAFVLNEKRDKVLGIFHRIYQSWGWLGGHADGDTDLVRVARKEVQEESGLTDLKLLSSAPISIENLPVFGHFHRTHGYVSAHLHLNVTFLFEAKEGQKLRENRDETGGLAWIALDEFSKKSSEKEMKVIYDKIILRIKKDKEDKK, encoded by the coding sequence ATGAAAAATGAATTAGAACTATTATTAGAAAATTTTGTAGCTCAAGGCGAGCAAGAAATAGTGGATTTGGCGATTTTTCGCCAATTTGCTCAGGATGAAAAGAATTTTACGCGAGAGACAATGGCACATTTTACAGCGAGTGCTTTTGTGCTGAATGAAAAAAGAGATAAGGTGTTAGGGATTTTTCATAGAATTTATCAGAGTTGGGGCTGGTTGGGCGGTCATGCAGATGGAGATACTGATTTGGTGCGTGTGGCTCGTAAAGAGGTTCAGGAAGAAAGTGGTTTGACAGATTTAAAACTCTTGTCTTCGGCGCCAATTTCAATTGAAAATTTACCTGTTTTTGGGCATTTCCATCGCACTCATGGTTATGTTTCGGCACATTTGCATCTGAATGTTACTTTCTTGTTTGAAGCCAAAGAAGGACAAAAGCTACGAGAAAACCGGGATGAAACAGGTGGATTAGCTTGGATTGCGCTAGATGAATTTTCAAAAAAGTCGTCTGAAAAGGAAATGAAAGTGATTTATGATAAAATAATTCTGCGAATTAAGAAGGATAAAGAGGATAAAAAATAA
- a CDS encoding homoserine O-succinyltransferase: MPVKVIKNLPAIEELRADNIFVMDSERAKKQNIRLLNLLVVNLMPRKLVTETQILRLLSNTPLQINVDFLYTATHEVKNTQQSHLDSFYKSFSQVKANYYDGLIVTGAPVEQLEFEAVDYWAEFLEIMNWSKSHVYSTLHICWGAQAGLYARYGVEKENLAQKLCGIFESSVENPKNPLFRGFDDYFYCPQSRYTCSDEQAITKVADLEVLSKSQEAGLSILAKKNLREVYLFGHLEYDRDTLAWEYQRDKASGLQPELPKHYFPEDDDRKPPKMNWASAASLFFSNWLNYAVYQGTPYVAERLSKHLEEDYDFNENGEEL, translated from the coding sequence ATGCCAGTAAAGGTAATAAAGAATCTGCCTGCAATTGAGGAATTGCGGGCAGATAATATTTTTGTGATGGATAGTGAGCGAGCAAAGAAGCAAAATATTCGTTTGTTGAACTTGCTGGTGGTGAATCTAATGCCGCGAAAATTAGTGACAGAAACCCAAATCTTACGACTTTTATCCAATACGCCTTTGCAAATTAATGTTGATTTTTTATATACAGCGACACATGAGGTTAAGAATACGCAACAATCGCATTTGGATAGTTTTTATAAGTCTTTTTCGCAGGTCAAAGCAAACTATTACGATGGTTTGATTGTTACGGGAGCGCCTGTTGAACAGTTGGAGTTTGAGGCTGTGGATTATTGGGCGGAATTTTTAGAGATTATGAATTGGAGTAAGAGTCATGTTTATTCTACCCTACATATTTGTTGGGGAGCGCAAGCGGGACTTTATGCACGTTACGGTGTAGAAAAAGAAAATTTAGCTCAAAAATTATGTGGAATTTTTGAGAGTTCTGTGGAAAATCCAAAGAATCCTTTATTCAGAGGGTTTGATGATTATTTTTATTGTCCACAGTCCCGGTATACGTGTTCGGATGAGCAGGCAATTACTAAAGTTGCTGATTTAGAAGTTTTGTCAAAATCTCAGGAAGCGGGTTTGTCAATTTTGGCTAAGAAAAACTTGCGGGAGGTTTATCTTTTTGGGCATTTGGAGTATGATCGGGATACTTTGGCATGGGAGTATCAGAGGGACAAAGCGTCTGGTCTGCAACCAGAGCTGCCTAAGCATTATTTCCCAGAAGATGATGATCGAAAGCCACCTAAAATGAACTGGGCTTCGGCGGCTTCGCTTTTCTTTTCAAATTGGCTTAATTATGCGGTTTATCAAGGGACGCCCTATGTCGCTGAGCGTTTAAGTAAGCATTTGGAAGAGGATTATGATTTTAATGAAAATGGAGAAGAATTATGA
- a CDS encoding MalY/PatB family protein: protein MAKYDFTSLPNRRTNNSIKWQNVQKHPEQLPLWVADMDFIALPEITQSIHDYADYAVYGYAYIKETLVEAVRNWEKTQHGYSFSKESLIFVEGVVPALGLAIQAFTQKNEAVLINTPAYPPFARTIKLNQRKVVENSLTEKNGEFVIDFEQLEKDIVENSVKLYILCNPHNPGGRVWRKDELLKIGEICQKHQVLLVSDEIHQDLTLFGNVHQSFNTLSADFKEFTIILSSATKTFNIAGVKCSFAIIENPELRDQYLEQRLANNQHEISTLGMLATEAALTHGHEWLQELKEVLEKNVTYILDELTEKTKIKVMKPQGTYLIWLDFSAYELSDEALQEKLLNDSQLILNSGSSFGLEGAGHARLNVAAPFTVIEEATKRLVKTFAF from the coding sequence ATGGCAAAATATGATTTTACAAGCCTTCCCAACCGACGTACCAATAATTCAATCAAATGGCAAAATGTTCAAAAACACCCTGAGCAATTACCGCTTTGGGTGGCTGATATGGACTTTATTGCTTTGCCTGAAATCACGCAAAGTATTCACGACTATGCAGATTATGCGGTTTATGGCTATGCTTATATTAAAGAAACATTAGTAGAAGCAGTGAGAAATTGGGAAAAGACGCAGCATGGCTATTCTTTTTCTAAAGAAAGTCTTATTTTTGTGGAAGGCGTGGTGCCAGCGTTAGGCCTTGCGATTCAAGCCTTTACGCAAAAAAATGAGGCAGTACTGATCAACACCCCAGCGTATCCTCCTTTTGCTCGGACGATTAAGCTGAATCAGCGTAAAGTGGTAGAAAATTCACTGACGGAAAAAAATGGCGAATTTGTCATTGATTTTGAACAATTGGAAAAAGATATTGTTGAAAATTCTGTTAAATTGTACATTCTGTGCAATCCTCACAATCCAGGTGGACGTGTTTGGCGCAAAGATGAATTGCTCAAAATTGGCGAAATTTGCCAAAAACATCAGGTTTTATTGGTGTCAGACGAAATTCATCAAGATTTGACCTTGTTTGGCAATGTTCATCAAAGTTTCAACACGCTTTCCGCAGATTTTAAAGAATTTACAATCATTCTCTCATCAGCCACGAAAACATTCAATATTGCAGGGGTAAAATGTTCATTTGCAATCATTGAAAATCCTGAGTTACGTGACCAATATCTTGAGCAAAGATTAGCAAATAATCAGCATGAAATCAGCACTTTGGGGATGCTCGCCACAGAAGCTGCCCTCACTCACGGGCATGAATGGTTGCAAGAACTTAAGGAAGTTTTAGAAAAAAATGTGACTTATATCCTTGATGAACTGACTGAAAAAACTAAAATTAAAGTGATGAAACCACAAGGCACCTATCTGATTTGGTTGGACTTTTCTGCTTACGAGTTGAGTGACGAGGCGCTTCAGGAAAAATTATTAAATGACAGTCAGTTAATTTTAAATAGCGGCAGTTCATTTGGGCTTGAGGGGGCGGGTCATGCGCGCTTGAATGTGGCCGCTCCCTTTACAGTAATCGAAGAAGCAACAAAACGTCTTGTCAAAACCTTCGCTTTCTAA
- a CDS encoding cystathionine gamma-synthase, which translates to MSKKLDTILAQVGIHSDAATGALVTPLHFSTTYQHPEFGKSTGFDYTRTKNPTRSTLENALATIESGRFALATASGMAAVVLALELFPVGAKIVASRDLYGGSFRWFDEKEQEGRFSFSYANDEQEMLDLIDENTDVVYIETPTNPMMVEFNIEKIADKAQKNGAKVVVDNTFYTPIYQRPLELGADLVIHSATKYLSGHNDVLAGAVIVRDELLYEKLLYQLNTTGAVLSPFDSYLLMRGLKTLSLRMERATANAQKIAKMLTKNPSVKQVIYTGLGGMISVKVADETKIPQILNRLKVFTFAESLGGVESLITYPATQTHHDIPVEIRASYGLTDDLLRLSVGIEAADDLIEDLEQALTD; encoded by the coding sequence ATGAGTAAAAAATTAGATACGATTTTGGCACAAGTGGGGATTCATTCTGACGCAGCAACAGGGGCTTTAGTGACGCCTTTACATTTCTCGACAACTTATCAACATCCAGAGTTTGGAAAATCGACAGGTTTTGATTACACGCGGACAAAAAATCCAACGCGCTCAACGCTTGAAAACGCACTTGCGACAATTGAATCGGGCCGCTTTGCTTTGGCGACTGCTTCTGGAATGGCAGCGGTTGTGCTGGCTCTGGAGCTTTTTCCTGTAGGGGCGAAAATCGTGGCGAGTCGTGATTTGTACGGTGGATCATTTCGCTGGTTCGATGAAAAAGAGCAAGAGGGACGTTTTTCTTTTTCTTATGCAAATGATGAGCAAGAGATGCTTGATTTGATTGATGAAAATACAGATGTTGTTTATATTGAGACACCGACTAATCCGATGATGGTTGAGTTTAATATTGAAAAAATTGCGGATAAGGCGCAGAAAAATGGTGCGAAAGTGGTTGTGGACAATACTTTTTATACTCCCATTTACCAGCGACCTTTGGAATTGGGAGCCGATTTGGTGATTCATTCGGCAACGAAATATTTATCAGGCCATAATGATGTTTTGGCTGGTGCTGTGATTGTCCGTGATGAGCTTTTGTATGAAAAATTGTTATATCAGCTCAACACCACAGGCGCTGTCTTATCGCCTTTTGATAGTTATTTGCTGATGCGGGGCTTGAAAACTTTGAGTTTGCGGATGGAGAGAGCGACCGCTAATGCGCAAAAAATTGCGAAAATGCTGACGAAAAATCCGTCAGTAAAACAGGTGATTTATACAGGACTTGGGGGAATGATTTCCGTAAAAGTTGCTGACGAAACGAAAATTCCACAGATTTTAAACCGCTTGAAAGTCTTTACTTTTGCTGAAAGTTTGGGTGGTGTGGAAAGTTTAATTACTTATCCAGCGACACAAACACATCATGATATTCCTGTGGAAATCCGAGCGAGTTATGGTTTGACGGATGATTTGCTCCGGCTGTCAGTTGGGATTGAAGCTGCTGACGATTTGATTGAAGACCTCGAGCAAGCGCTGACGGATTAA
- a CDS encoding cation:proton antiporter → MNDILQLTIVLVASLFATLISRRMKIPAVVGQMLVGILIAPSVLGLVHGGHVLEVMSEIGVILLMFLAGIESDLTVLKKNFKASMLVAVGGVLVPLSVFAIVAASLGYGLSTSFFYGVVFAATSVSITVEVLQEYGKLSTRAGSIILGAAVVDDILAVLILSIFTSFKNGGSGGQLALKFSLELLFFAFLFAVHKMIPRLWKFVQKLPLANKNTIVALIICLGLSLLANAVGMSAVIGSFFAGIAISQTEVSHKIEEYTSAIGYVIFIPVFFVLIAISVQFDSLIHHPWIILLFTVLAILTKFLPAYFVGKMNRLSTGESMLVGTGMISRGEMALIVAQIGLTSAIITDAVYSELVIVIILATVIAPFLIKMVLKKYEN, encoded by the coding sequence ATGAATGATATTTTACAACTCACAATTGTTTTAGTCGCTTCGCTTTTTGCTACATTGATTTCTCGACGAATGAAAATTCCAGCAGTAGTTGGCCAGATGCTGGTCGGAATTCTTATTGCACCCTCGGTTTTAGGACTTGTTCATGGCGGACACGTCCTAGAAGTAATGTCCGAAATTGGCGTGATTTTGCTCATGTTTCTTGCCGGGATAGAGAGCGATCTGACGGTATTGAAGAAAAATTTTAAGGCGTCCATGCTGGTGGCGGTCGGTGGTGTTTTAGTGCCACTTTCGGTCTTTGCTATTGTCGCGGCGAGCTTGGGATATGGCCTATCAACCAGTTTTTTCTATGGGGTTGTTTTTGCCGCTACTTCGGTGTCCATCACGGTGGAAGTGCTACAAGAATATGGTAAATTAAGTACACGTGCGGGTTCAATAATCCTTGGTGCAGCCGTGGTTGATGATATTCTGGCTGTTTTGATTTTGTCCATTTTTACCAGCTTTAAAAATGGTGGTTCTGGTGGACAATTGGCGCTCAAATTTTCTCTTGAACTCCTCTTTTTCGCCTTCTTGTTTGCAGTTCACAAGATGATTCCAAGACTTTGGAAGTTTGTGCAAAAATTACCGCTGGCCAATAAAAATACAATTGTTGCGCTGATTATCTGTTTGGGATTGAGCTTGCTTGCCAATGCGGTTGGAATGTCAGCTGTTATCGGCAGTTTCTTTGCGGGAATTGCGATTTCACAAACAGAAGTGAGTCATAAAATCGAAGAATACACCTCGGCGATTGGTTACGTTATTTTTATCCCCGTGTTCTTTGTTTTGATTGCGATTTCGGTGCAGTTTGATAGTTTGATTCATCATCCGTGGATCATCTTACTTTTTACAGTTTTGGCTATTTTAACGAAATTTTTGCCCGCCTATTTTGTCGGAAAAATGAATCGTCTAAGTACTGGAGAGAGTATGTTAGTCGGAACAGGAATGATTTCACGTGGAGAAATGGCTCTGATTGTGGCTCAAATTGGATTGACGAGTGCCATTATTACGGATGCTGTTTATTCTGAACTTGTGATTGTCATCATTTTGGCGACGGTCATTGCTCCATTTTTGATCAAAATGGTATTGAAAAAATATGAAAATTAG